In Halanaerobiales bacterium, the DNA window GGAGGAATTGGCGAAAAATTAGAAGATAAAATTTTTAACAAAGTTAAAGAAAATATAAAAAAAACAGATGGTATTCTTTTATCAGATTATGGTAATGGAGTTTTAAGTTCTAATTTAAAAGATAGAATAATTAATTTTGCTCGTAAAAAAGGAGTTTTTACTGCAGTTGACAGTAGATATAACCTTTTAGATTTTAAAGGAGCTAATCTGGCTACTCCTAATTTAGAAGAAGCAGGAAAGGCTTTTGGAAAAGAACTTGAAAGTCAGACAGAAGTAATAGAAGCTGGAAAATCACTAATAGACAAATTAGATTTAGATCATTTACTTATTACTCAGGGTAGTGAGGGAATGACCTTATTTAATAAAAATGGCGATTATGAACATGTCCCGGTTGCCAATTTTTCAGAAGTTTATGATGTAACAGGGGCTGGAGATACAGTTATTGGTACTCTTGTTTTAAGTTATGCTGCTGGAGCCTCTATTTCAGAAGCAGTACATCTTGCAAATTATGCAGCAGGAATAGTAGTCCGTAAAAGTGGAGTTGCAGTAGTAAATCCTGAAGAGCTAAAAAGAGAAGTGTTTGCAAATGAAGAATAAAATAAAAGAAATCTCAGAATTAAAAAATATAGTAAAAAATCATCAGAGACAGGATAAAAAAGTTGTTTTTACTAATGGTTGTTTTGATTTGCTTCATATCGGTCATATTCGTTATCTATACAGAGCAAAAGAATTTGGGAGTATATTAGTAGTTGCTCTTAATAGTGATAAATCAGTAAAAAGTTTAAAAGGTGAAAAAAGACCGATTATTAATGAAAAAGAAAGAGCCGAAATATTAGCTGCTTTAGAAATGATAGATTATATAACAATTTTTGATGATTTGACCTGTAAGAATATTTTAAAAACTTTAAAACCTGATATTTATG includes these proteins:
- a CDS encoding PfkB family carbohydrate kinase translates to MKNFLKYLENFKNTQIMVIGDIIADEFLIGRPERLSREAPVLILRRNNQKILPGGAANAAYNISALKGKIKLAGVIGYDRTGKQLKEILKEKNIDISGIISSEDRPTSLKTRVLAGGDQVVKQQIVRIDHLKNGGIGEKLEDKIFNKVKENIKKTDGILLSDYGNGVLSSNLKDRIINFARKKGVFTAVDSRYNLLDFKGANLATPNLEEAGKAFGKELESQTEVIEAGKSLIDKLDLDHLLITQGSEGMTLFNKNGDYEHVPVANFSEVYDVTGAGDTVIGTLVLSYAAGASISEAVHLANYAAGIVVRKSGVAVVNPEELKREVFANEE
- the rfaE2 gene encoding D-glycero-beta-D-manno-heptose 1-phosphate adenylyltransferase codes for the protein MKNKIKEISELKNIVKNHQRQDKKVVFTNGCFDLLHIGHIRYLYRAKEFGSILVVALNSDKSVKSLKGEKRPIINEKERAEILAALEMIDYITIFDDLTCKNILKTLKPDIYVKGGDYTRQTLPEWPVVTNYGGNVKLVKEIEGQSTTSLIGKIAKIYDDNE